GGATGCCAAGAGAAGACTTGGATTCACATGGTGATAGGTTACATCCAGTTTGAGTGCACTTCCAGAAAGCAGGTTCAGTAAGTGTGAGTTTGTTAACTCTGATATGAGGGAAACACTGTTCCTGAGTCAGGCTGTGTGAACCTAACCTGCTTGCTATCAGGTTTCATGAACAAACTCATGAAAACCTAAAAACACTGTACCAGTTGTCAAGCATGGCGGTGGTACCATCGTGCTCTGGCTGTTTTGCTGTCAGTGGTGCTGGTACATTGCACAATGTGGATAGAATAATGAAGGACGATTATTGACAAATTCTTCAACTTTATCTCAAATTCAGAGCTAGACCATTGAAACTTGGACACAACTGGGtgttccagcaggacaatgatcccaaacacacataaaaaccagTGTTGGAAGGAATAAAGCAGGCTGGCATTAAGCTTCTGGGATAGCTTTCTGAAAGTCTGGACCAGAATCCTATTGAAAATCTGTGAActatgcttaaaaaaacaaatttatgcCAGGAAACCAACCATTTTAAACGAACTTCAGCTTGTAGAGCTGCAGCTTGAGGTCTGTTTGAGGTGCAACTTGCTAAGGGACATTTAAGAAAGATTAGCTGGGGTGCATGTATaattttgaccctgtgtggTTTAGACAAATCTaaattaaattcaaacttgtgtactcagtttttgttttttttaaggttattAAAGATGTGTGCTGCACGATCATTTCAACCtgtaaaaagaacagttcaaagaaatcaataaaagtcCCAAATTATCATGATGAGTGTAAACTGCACTGTGTATTTGAAGCTGTCTGTGATTATCACTAAGTAGACAAAGCTCTTTTCTTCCATCCGGTTctttaatataaatgtcacGGACCACACTAAGATTCGTATTAGTCCACTGGATTTTAAATAGAGGCTCTgatctttatttatctgttgccatggtgaatcCTAGTAACGAGCTGAACTCAGAGACAACATACTCAGGTTTTCTGGGACTAAAAACTCAAGAGTTAATCTGCTCAGAGGTTTTTGAACCTGCTTTCAAACATGCTAAAAACATCTTGATACTGATTGTGCCTCCTTACTCTCCCTGCGGCCAGGGAGCCCATGTTGTATTTAATAAACCGTAATGTTTTGAAGGTTTTAGTCATGGTAAACATCCACTAAACAATGAGACCAGTGGTAAAAAGCCATCATTACCAAGGTTGAGACTGCCATGGCTTATTTCAAAATATAGAAATCTTCTGTGTCTCAACCTCAACTTTAAAGACAATTTTGTTCATTGTCCAAGTTTAATatattctctttgttttttcattggTCAATTTTGATCTTCTGATGAGTTTATTTACTGGCTGTTAGCCACTGCTcccctttatttttttgacaAAATACAAGCAGAGTTGAAGTTCAGAAATAGATCAGAAACAATAACAGTATAATAACTTTTATCTACAGTCAGTGATCAGGAATGAATATGTTCTCATACCACTGTTTTGCTGGtcctgtatttttaaaatgtgaatatttaatGGCAATGTTAAACTAATATATAACTAATATATTGAGGAACAGAAGAGTAATTCACTTTGGTGTCTCAATGCAAGAAGGTCCTTGGCTTGAATCCACTAGCTCATCTGAGCACAGGTAACCATGTGATGGACTGACAATCTGTCCAGCGTGTGCCTGTCTTGCTCTATGACAGCCGAGATAGGCCCCAGACTTCCCACAACCTCTTGTGCCCTACTTGCAGTACTTTCATATCCCACTAGGGGGCCACGACACAAACTGTGGGAACCACATGACCACTGCCTTGAAGGGAAAGGGCTACACTAAAACATTGCTGCTTTATGCTGATGTCAGCATCGTTAATATAGAAATGTAGTGTAGTACATTAATCTTTGTGTCATTGTGAAGTCATGTTCTACTTAAACAACAACGTTTTAAAGAGCTCAAACAAGGAACGTGCTTATGCACCCCGATAACTAATATATTGCTCTGAAGTTTGGAGATGATCCAAAGGAAACTTAAGCTTTTTCATAATTAGTATGATCCTGAACTTTGACCTTCAAGCACTATATACTAAAAGTGCATTTTATAATCTTTACCCATATAATTTCAGCCAATTCTGCTTCAAACTTTAGCTATATAAACTATAAAACTTGAGATTTTAAGATACTCGAAGTTTCACGTTGCATGAATGTATCAATGTGAGGTTGTGGGGCATTGTATTATAATACAAAAAGTGTGTTACACAGCCCTCTGTATGCCCTTTTATATAGTACTTGATATGGTTTCtagaatttgtttttttaaggtcaACTTTAACCTTGGGTGCTAAGAATAAGGGTGCTTGGCCAATCTCGGTACTCATGTTCCCCAAAGCCTACTATATATTGAAGGTTGAAGATTATACattttaggggaaaaaaaattacatcagCTTTAGCCGTTATGGCAACAACAAtcacacaaaatttgaaaatgatatcTTGAAAACTGGACACTAGACTAAGACAAACAGAATTCATACTCCCTTGCTTTGAAGGGAGTAAAAGAACATCACTCAGAATTTGTTATTTGAAATGATGGAAAGATGACTCATCCAAACTAAAAATAACCTGGGAACGGATTTCCACTGCAACGACAGAGTGATACAACCACTAATGACTCACTAATAACGGTATCACTTAacgaataaaaacaaaaaacaatgaattAAAATCAAACAGAGCCTTTTAATTCTTCAAACACTCCAGCAGTTCTTAAAATCAGTTTGAAccaaacagaacagaaacaaactGCTTTTATCTTATACTTAACAGCTTGGCATTAACATTTTCTCTTTCAACAGAATTACagtaaatggttaaaaaaaaacaaacaaaagaaacatcatGGGTGTACATAATCTGACACACAATGACAAAGATGAGCATGCAAGACACGAGTGTTTTCTTCCAGGCTGATTGACATTAAAATAACTCGAGGATACCTTCAAAatctttttctccccctctttaaaattttttttaaaacaaactaaaatcagAGAAAATTTTAAGTCAAGACAGAATTACAGATTTTACCACATGATgtaaaattcagaaaaaaaacaacaacaaaaagaaaacttgcCTCCAATCTGACTTCACGCGATTAAATAATGTAAAATTTAGAAGAATACCTGGTACGTTTACAGCCCTGCCTGTGCAGTACACACACTTTGTAGTTACAAATCCTTTGTTTCTAGAATGGCTCCAAAATGTCAGCTACCAGTTAACTGTGTTACACACTCAGTGGTGGACAAACCCACAATCCCCATAAAGTCCAAACTTCAGCCAAAGGTTGAGGATGCTACAGTTTGCACCTTCAGGTATGAGCCTTTTTAATTTAAGGTCTTTTCTACAGTCTGTTATCTGAATACCACAGTTATTTAACAGTCAAGTAATTAGCTTTGAGGAACCTTTTACAGTCATGTTATCTTTGGCAGAACTGTTTATTTTGTACTGTATGAGGACTGTGATTGTGCCCCACTGTAGATGGAAAGCTGACGCTGCGTACTACATATACGctgtagaaaataagaacaTTGCGCGTTTAGTTGCTGTCAGAGCTGGAGCTAGACCCCGACCGATTCCTCTTGCTATCATTTCTATCTTTGCCTTTCGTACTGTCTGGTCTTTGGCTGGCCGGGCTCCTTCGGTCTTTGGACTTGTCTCTTCTTTTAGAATCTGGGCTCCTAtgactcttctttttctcttctctgtcaCTCTCAGAGCTGCTGCTACTGCGTCTCCTCCTCTGGCCGGCAGCCTCTCTGTCTCTGACTTTTCTATGAGAGGATCGATCCCTGCTTCGGTCTCGCCTGCCACTCCTGCTTCTCGAGCGCCTGCCTCTGTGCGAGTCCCTAGCCTTACTTCTGTCTGGGCTTCTTGTTCGATGTTCTTTATCCcgggatgttccttgtctcttACTCTCCCTATCACTGTTGTGTCTTCTTTCCCGACTCCTGCTGCGCTCTCTGCTGCGCTCTCTGCCGCGCTCTCTGCCgcgctctcttttttcttctctctcttttgatGCTGAAGTCCTAcctctgtctttgtttctgctgcttGATCTCTGCTCATCCTTTTTGGCAGCTCTCTCTTTACTTCTGGACTTTGTCCTGGTTCTCTCACCATTTCTACCTTTTGTGTCTTCTTTATGCTTTTTGTCAGACTCATGACCCTTATTTCTATCTTTACTGTGATCAGATTCtgcctccttttctttcttatgaACATTTCTATCTTTGCTCCTTGAGCGACCTCTCCTCTCGTCACTTCTGTGCTTGTGActcttctctctgctttttgaccttttcttttctcGGCTTTTACTGCGACTATGGGATTTATCCTTTTTCTTTGCCTTCTGTTTATCATGCTTCTCATCCTTCGCTACAGTATCCTCCTCCTTACTTTTAGATCTATGAGATCgagttttcttgtcttttttaccCTCAGTTGTATGTTCAGCTTTTGAACTTGAAGTCcgtctttctcttttctgtgcTTTAGCAGCCTCATCCTGAccctcattcatgtcacctctGTAAAAGAAATAGtagaaaaagaataataacaataataaacttTAGGAGTTAGACAAAACATCAATTtggcagacaaaaaaatattttaaaaaagtaacttttctgttgttttgttataTAATCAAGTGCACATCCACTCACCTGCCACTTTATTAAGTACACCTGTTTAGCTGCTAATATATAATCTGTCAATCACATAACAGCAATTGAGTGTATTTAGCTCACCTTATTATTGTTAACCATGCCTGTCGTTTTATGAGCACAGTGTACCCCATGTTCTGATGGTTGTTCCAACACAATAAcatgccatgtcacaaagctcaatcAGCAAAtcatgagttcactgtactcaaatagtcaccagatctcactTTTGGGACGTGATGAAAGTTCATCATGGGCGTAAGGCTGGAAAATCAGCTACTGTGTGATGCCgtcatgtcaatatgaaccaaaatgTCTGAGGAATGTGACCTGCACCTTGCAGAAGAACTAATACAGTTCTGAAAGTAAAAAGGGGTACaacagtactagcaaggtgtacttaaagaagtggccagtgagtgtacatGCACCATGTGATATAATGTTGATGCCTGCTCAGTAATCCAGGTAATTTCATCTGGATGCATCATttttagtgggagaaacatCTCACTCAgctaagtgacttcttcagtctgaaaCTGGGATATCATATGATATGGGAATTTTATTAAGTATGCACCATATACCACATGTAACTCTATGTTGTGTATGTCAATAATAATCATATTGAGTATGCATTTGGGattgaaaatatttaatttttctaaCAGACAAAACTCATAGGACGAGTCAGAGTGATGGAAGCCACCTCAAGACAACATGTGCATAtctgaaacaaaaatgatttagcAGGACTCTCCCTGCCCTGCAAAGTAATTCTGATTAAGGGTTTTGAGAGTGGTCAAATTGAGTTGTCATttctgagggggaaaaaaagccactCACATGGCTCATttattaactaaaaaaaaaaaaaaaaaagtctgtcacATCTTTATGTATTAAGAGTTTCAAAGGTACTGTAACTCAAAAGAAATGGTTTAGGCccttaaaagttttaaaaagtgttatagAAATGAAATCATACATGTTGGGAATAATATTCCAACAGTTTAAATATTCATGCTTTTTCAGTGGTCACTGCAGTTTACCAACAGCTTGTCTGTGGTCATCTCAGGTACAAGGCTCGAGGCTCAGCAGGTTCTCCGTTTTATGACAAACACTTCATCTCTGCTAGGTGCACAGCAGAGGTGTCAATATTTACCAGCTTAGGAGGAAATGGAGCTAAAGCTGCTGATTGTCAGGATCCATTTGCAGTGTTCACAACCTTTTTACTGCCCTTTCAAttgctttatattttttaatataaagcaATGCAAAGAccgtaaaaaaaataacaaaaatcatacatgcaCACTGCAATGTATGCTTTTTAAATCTGAAATATGGAGCCCAACAAAAATTTCTTCTCAAGTGCTTTAAAGTGGattaagtaaaaaacaaaaaacaaaaacaaaaaacaagtccTGCCTACAGGGAACTTCTACAACATCTTTGACTTTAGGTGATATCATCTTACCTGTCACCCTTAATCCATCGCTCTCCTGTGACTGCCCTCATCCTCTGACGCTGCATCTCCTGTCGCCAGTGTGGGGGAGTTTCACTGCGCCGAAAACGATCTCTAGACCTTGAACGAGAGCGTGATGGGGTCCGGTATCTCTAGATGGGAGAAACATAAATCAGCATCTTCAACATGCCTGTGcataagtaaaaacaaaaagcttgttataaataaatcgtGCTGTATGACGTAAAGTGTGCAAAACGTTTGGTCCACCTACCCTTGGACCCCTGCCTTTTATCTTCCTGCCAGATCGAGTCATCACGAGTCTTCTGTGATATGTTGATTGAGAGTTGTAAGCTGCACCAGTACTGTAGGTGAGAGAAGGCGTGAAAATGAACAAACTGTATTACTTTTTGATATTTGTGATATTGGCTGACTCTCAAACACACCTTTGTCTTGGTCTTTCGTCTTTATTTCGCTGATCCTTGTTAACCTCCTCTTTTGGCTTCTGGGCTATCTGGGGACTTATCCTCATAAGGAATCGATTTTCAGGGATGGGTGGGATTTCTTCAGGACGCACTGTAGATGTAACCAACTCATCTTGTTCCTTCTCTTCAGCACTTTCAGCTTCTGATCTGTAAAGATTTTGTGGGTCAGTAGCAAGACACTTGGTGCCATTTACACAGCAGACAGTGAATaggtgaaaataaatgaagtacTTCTTCTTGTCCTCCTTCGGtttctctttttgcttctttgcctTCTTTTTCCGCTTCTTGGATTCTTTTTCTGACTCTTCGCTCTCGGAGGACGACTCTGAGGAGCTCTCCGAGTCACTGGAGCTACTGCTGGAGCTTGATGAggccctcttcttcttttttgcatctttttttgcTGCAACAACATAAACAGCATTATTATGATGACTgaaactcattaaaaaaaaaaaccaaacaaacaaaaaactttgaatatactttatttaaacacaccTTTAGATTTGGGGATGAGCTCTCCACAGTTCAAAACTTTCACCTCAGCGTACGGTCGGCTGTTGGGGTCCGTCTTCTGGCTCTCCATGGTTTGAATGACTTCTTGGCCAGAGATCACGTGACCAAAAACCACATGCACACTGAGAAAATAAAGTGGTAGCAATGCCTCATTACATGCTGCGTGCATTGTGCATAATGGGATTAATTAATAATTCAAAATGTAGTTGGGAGGCACTTACCCGTCGAGATGTGGAGAAGGTTTTGTTGTTCTGAGATGTGAAAGCAGGACattcaaggggaaaaaaaaaaaagaagcatctaATCACTTTCAAAGTTCAGAAATGCAACTAATAATGCACGATGTCAATTACAGGTAGGAACAGATGTTGCTTACATGAAAAACTGGGATCCATTTGTATCTTTACCCCGATTGGCCATTGACAGCAGGTACTCCTTGTTGTGTTTGACTGCAAAGCTTTCGTCTGGGGGGGAAAAGGAGAAGATTGTACTGACATCTTGAAGCCAATGTCAGTTTGGATAATAACTGATGGCATTCACAGTGGCCTCTTTACCTTCAAAAAAGCCTCCGTAAATGGATTCGCCTCCTCTTCCATTAcctatgattaaaaaaaaaaaaaaaaaaaaaccaacaaaaaaaccatgaaccatgaaaaaaatctgttgaCTCATAAGTAACACCATCCTTCCATGTCGAATATAAAATTTACAAGTCCTGTAAACTCACCTTCGCTGAAGTCTCCTCCTTGAATCATGAAGTCTTTTACAATTCGATGAAAAAGGCATCCTTTGTAGTGGAGCGGTTTCTGAGTTCCCTTCCCAATGCCTTTCTCACCTGGACCAAACCACATATCTGATTAATAACCTGTGCTGTTAATTGTCATCATTTGTGGAATAGTTTTATTGAGTAAATTCCTTCACCTGTGCAGAGACATCTGAAGTTTTCACAAGTTTTGGGACAGATGTCTGCAAACAGCTCCACCACGATTCTGCCAACTGTGAGGAGACAGTGAGATCAGAGAAATTTACTTCTGTGTAAAGTACAATGGAGCACACTGATCAGTGGTTACAAGAAGCGTGAATCACCGAGTTAATCATCACACAACACAATAATCTCTTTAACcaaacaagaagaagagaaaaacaaaacagacgaGGTTATGTATccattcactgcactgttagtCTGAGTTTCATCATTATAATTTAATCtatacaaacactttttttttttttacaaaagaaCAGGTGTTATAGGTGcacaaaaagtaattaatttttaaatttactaGTACACATCAAATGCCTTGATTAATAGTAAGGATGGTAAGATTTGTGATGACACAAGACTGCTCACTTTCTTGCAGAAAATGCACTAAAAGAAGTTTTTCCTGGTCTAGAGTTCAGGATCTGaacaaaaaatggaaataatgtTAATAAAAGGACTGTGTAGATGTGTGCAAGTTGAACCCTGATGGAGCTTTCATCTGACAATATAATATAAACTGGCATTGATGTAGTTCCAGACTACACTGAGGCTATTTTCAGCAAATTTAATAAACAGTGTGTAGTGTTCATATACTGAAACATTTTACTACCCCATTCATGTCTTTAAGGGCAGATTACAGAGTACTGTTGAACAAAGCTAAAGATTATTGCCTTCACTTGTCACATTTTTTGACATCCATATTTTTCCCTTTGCCAGCTGCTGACTAGCTTGTTTTGGTCAGCATTAACCTCATCTTCAGACtatgaattaactgtgatgtTTTGCTCACTTGGTTGATCATGCAACCCATCTATAGTCCTCACTGCAGGGGA
This genomic window from Astatotilapia calliptera chromosome 16, fAstCal1.2, whole genome shotgun sequence contains:
- the ppig gene encoding peptidyl-prolyl cis-trans isomerase G isoform X1, translated to MKLLVIMGIKVQRPRCFLDIGISNVLVGRIVVELFADICPKTCENFRCLCTGEKGIGKGTQKPLHYKGCLFHRIVKDFMIQGGDFSEGNGRGGESIYGGFFEDESFAVKHNKEYLLSMANRGKDTNGSQFFITTKPSPHLDGVHVVFGHVISGQEVIQTMESQKTDPNSRPYAEVKVLNCGELIPKSKAKKDAKKKKRASSSSSSSSSDSESSSESSSESEESEKESKKRKKKAKKQKEKPKEDKKKSEAESAEEKEQDELVTSTVRPEEIPPIPENRFLMRISPQIAQKPKEEVNKDQRNKDERPRQSTGAAYNSQSTYHRRLVMTRSGRKIKGRGPRRYRTPSRSRSRSRDRFRRSETPPHWRQEMQRQRMRAVTGERWIKGDRGDMNEGQDEAAKAQKRERRTSSSKAEHTTEGKKDKKTRSHRSKSKEEDTVAKDEKHDKQKAKKKDKSHSRSKSREKKRSKSREKSHKHRSDERRGRSRSKDRNVHKKEKEAESDHSKDRNKGHESDKKHKEDTKGRNGERTRTKSRSKERAAKKDEQRSSSRNKDRGRTSASKEREEKRERGRERGRERSRERSRSRERRHNSDRESKRQGTSRDKEHRTRSPDRSKARDSHRGRRSRSRSGRRDRSRDRSSHRKVRDREAAGQRRRRSSSSSESDREEKKKSHRSPDSKRRDKSKDRRSPASQRPDSTKGKDRNDSKRNRSGSSSSSDSN
- the ppig gene encoding peptidyl-prolyl cis-trans isomerase G isoform X2, with protein sequence MGIKVQRPRCFLDIGISNVLVGRIVVELFADICPKTCENFRCLCTGEKGIGKGTQKPLHYKGCLFHRIVKDFMIQGGDFSEGNGRGGESIYGGFFEDESFAVKHNKEYLLSMANRGKDTNGSQFFITTKPSPHLDGVHVVFGHVISGQEVIQTMESQKTDPNSRPYAEVKVLNCGELIPKSKAKKDAKKKKRASSSSSSSSSDSESSSESSSESEESEKESKKRKKKAKKQKEKPKEDKKKSEAESAEEKEQDELVTSTVRPEEIPPIPENRFLMRISPQIAQKPKEEVNKDQRNKDERPRQSTGAAYNSQSTYHRRLVMTRSGRKIKGRGPRRYRTPSRSRSRSRDRFRRSETPPHWRQEMQRQRMRAVTGERWIKGDRGDMNEGQDEAAKAQKRERRTSSSKAEHTTEGKKDKKTRSHRSKSKEEDTVAKDEKHDKQKAKKKDKSHSRSKSREKKRSKSREKSHKHRSDERRGRSRSKDRNVHKKEKEAESDHSKDRNKGHESDKKHKEDTKGRNGERTRTKSRSKERAAKKDEQRSSSRNKDRGRTSASKEREEKRERGRERGRERSRERSRSRERRHNSDRESKRQGTSRDKEHRTRSPDRSKARDSHRGRRSRSRSGRRDRSRDRSSHRKVRDREAAGQRRRRSSSSSESDREEKKKSHRSPDSKRRDKSKDRRSPASQRPDSTKGKDRNDSKRNRSGSSSSSDSN